A DNA window from Hevea brasiliensis isolate MT/VB/25A 57/8 chromosome 2, ASM3005281v1, whole genome shotgun sequence contains the following coding sequences:
- the LOC110648503 gene encoding polygalacturonase encodes MAHTLSFLAFTLVFILFASSPPAIIAEPAQYSVQSYGAKPDGTTDSTKAFLAAWDQVCGSTAPASLYVPSGKFSLGKVTFQGPCKNSAIVVTIDGTLVAPSDYSSIGDEKNWLMFEHVDGVTVSGGILDGQGTGLWSCKASDKSCPEGATSIEFSNSNNIEINGLASQDSQKFHIVINGCQNVKVQNVRVSAPGDSPNTDGIHVESSTGVTILNSKIGTGDDCVSVGPGTTNLWVENVACGPGHGISIGSLGKKLEEDGVQNVTVKTTTFTGTENGVRIKAWGRPSNGFARNILFQHAVMTNVQNPILIDQNYCPGDKNCPNQESGVKISDVTYQDIHGSSATEVAVKLDCSTKYPCTGIELEDVKLTYNNRPAEASCTNAAGTVSDFAEASSCL; translated from the exons ATGGCACACACACTGAGCTTTCTTGCTTTTACACTTGTCTTCATTTTATTTGCTTCATCACCTCCTGCTATTATTGCAGAACCTGCACAATATAGTGTGCAGAGTTATGGTGCCAAGCCCGATGGCACAACTGACTCAACCAAGGCCTTTCTTGCTGCATGGGACCAGGTCTGTGGGTCTACGGCACCTGCCTCTCTATACGTGCCTTCAGGGAAGTTTTCTCTAGGCAAAGTGACCTTTCAGGGCCCCTGCAAGAACAGTGCCATTGTAGTTACTATCGATGGTACCCTTGTGGCTCCGTCGGATTATTCGTCTATTGGTGATGAAAAAAATTGGCTAATGTTTGAGCATGTTGATGGGGTTACCGTTTCCGGTGGTATACTGGACGGTCAAGGCACTGGCTTGTGGTCATGCAAAGCTTCCGACAAGAGTTGCCCCGAAGGAGCAACG TCAATAGAATTTTCCAATTCCAATAATATTGAAATCAATGGATTAGCATCACAAGATAGCCAGAAGTTTCACATTGTCATCAACGGCTGCCAGAATGTGAAAGTACAAAATGTGAGAGTCTCTGCCCCTGGCGACAGCCCGAACACTGATGGTATTCACGTTGAATCATCAACTGGTGTCACAATCTTGAATTCCAAGATTGGTACAGGTGATGATTGTGTATCAGTTGGCCCTGGCACCACTAATCTATGGGTTGAAAATGTTGCTTGCGGACCTGGCCATGGAATCAG CATTGGAAGTTTAGGCAAGAAACTTGAAGAAGATGGAGTGCAAAATGTAACTGTTAAGACTACTACCTTTACCGGCACTGaaaatggtgtgaggattaaagcCTGGGGGAGACCCAGCAATGGTTTTGCTAGGAACATTCTTTTCCAACATGCTGTTATGACCAATGTCCAAAACCCAATTTTGATTGATCAAAATTATTGTCCTGGCGACAAAAATTGTCCTAACCAG GAATCAGGAGTTAAAATTAGCGACGTGACATACCAAGACATCCATGGATCATCAGCAACGGAAGTGGCAGTGAAATTGGATTGTAGCACCAAGTATCCATGCACTGGAATTGAATTGGAGGATGTGAAACTGACTTACAATAATCGGCCAGCTGAAGCTTCCTGTACCAATGCCGCTGGGACAGTTTCTGATTTTGCTGAGGCCTCAAGCTGTCTGTAG